The DNA segment TCTCTGGCAACAATTCCCTCCTGGAACATATCCCTAACGCACCCCGTCGACAAAGCGGCGGCTGGCGGCTAGTGAGTTGTTCATTTTGCAAAGACGGGTTGAGCTCAGATCCCGCCGATGCAGTTGTTGCTCTAGACCTGGCACCACGTCAATGGCTACGCTTTGGTCCCAATCCCGCCGCAGACGGCATCCGAACGGCTGAACTCCTCCTTCCGGACTCTAGTCAAGCCAACGGCTGGCGTCATCAAGACAAGGGAGACCTGCGGCAGCTCTGTAAGATCGAGCCAGAAGAGCACTTCCCACTAACCGAAAGAACTACCCAAAGCGCGGAGCGGGTGCTGTTGCTCACTTTGACTGAGAATGAGCCAAGCAAAGGCAATCGTGAGCTGGCAGAACTGAAAGGTCTTGTGCGCAGTGCCGGAAGAAAAGCCGTTGCTGTAGTAAGTCAAAGAAGGAGCAACACTAATCTCCAAACCCTTTGGGGTAGGGGAAAACTGCAAGAGGCAGCATTAGAAGTACTTCGAAATGGTGCCTCGCTAGTTATCACAGATCGTGAGCTGACGCCGGTTCAAGCCCGCAATATTGAACGCCTTGTTAACTGCCCAGTTTCAGACCGCAGTGAATTGATCCTCGACATCTTCGCCCAGCGGGCTGGTAGTGCCGCCGGCCGACTGCAAGTCGAATTGGCTCAGTTGCGCTATCGACTTCCACGGCTCCTGGGGCGAGGTCAAAGTCTTTCACGCCAGGGTGGTGGTATCGGCACTCGTGGAGCAGGAGAAACCCAGTTAGAAAAAGATCGTCGGGCTATAAGCCGACGAATTGAACGACTCTTACGGGATCAACACCAACTCCAAATCCATCGTAGCCGCTTACGCGATCAACGCCGCGGACTGCCGAGGGTTGCATTGGTCGGATACACAAACGCCGGAAAGTCGAGCCTGCTAAATGCCCTTTGTGGAAAACGAGAAAGCGACCGGGTATTGGTGGAAAATAAATTATTCGCTACCCTCGACCCAACCACTCGCAAACTTGATCTGCCCCGTCCTGGGGACAAACCCAAACGAATGCTTCTCACCGATACGGTGGGCTTTATCAGAGACCTTCCAGCTCCTCTTGTGGAAGCATTTCGCGCCACCTTCGAAGAGGCTCTTGATGCTGATTTGGTGCTTTTAGTAGTCGATCTTGCTGATCCAAACTGGATCGATCAACTTGGCACAGTGCACCGATTGCTCGATTCCTTGGGAAGTACATCCTTACGACGGGTAGTCGCCAATCAAATTGATCGCTGCGACCTGGAA comes from the Synechococcus sp. M16CYN genome and includes:
- the hflX gene encoding GTPase HflX; protein product: MKQAHLGGRTKGLRRSQQRQLDRLSQRRHPEGSGVDILALERLSELVLKLKTPLHLVIDGRGLCRLLWLGPLSGNNSLLEHIPNAPRRQSGGWRLVSCSFCKDGLSSDPADAVVALDLAPRQWLRFGPNPAADGIRTAELLLPDSSQANGWRHQDKGDLRQLCKIEPEEHFPLTERTTQSAERVLLLTLTENEPSKGNRELAELKGLVRSAGRKAVAVVSQRRSNTNLQTLWGRGKLQEAALEVLRNGASLVITDRELTPVQARNIERLVNCPVSDRSELILDIFAQRAGSAAGRLQVELAQLRYRLPRLLGRGQSLSRQGGGIGTRGAGETQLEKDRRAISRRIERLLRDQHQLQIHRSRLRDQRRGLPRVALVGYTNAGKSSLLNALCGKRESDRVLVENKLFATLDPTTRKLDLPRPGDKPKRMLLTDTVGFIRDLPAPLVEAFRATFEEALDADLVLLVVDLADPNWIDQLGTVHRLLDSLGSTSLRRVVANQIDRCDLEAISAIREQEPDVLLLSAVRGDGLQELQEWLRGQFFDADAKSPAMTTSNLS